In Trichocoleus desertorum NBK24, the following are encoded in one genomic region:
- a CDS encoding IS4 family transposase has protein sequence MPEFYQTHLRSCLSPAQFLLLLLVIQLLQTLKTVKLESLAANLPIPIQSESRLRKLKRFLSLSEFTFERLWHPILVEHLHRAHAPGASIYVALDRTQWKQTNLLVLSWVQSGRAIPIYWIELSHLGSSNFKEQKKLLLKALRPLKEYKVVVLGDREFCSVKLARWLNYQEVYCCLRLRCHEYLQQFNGDWQQLKQLGLKPGMQAFFRGVNVTKTHQVSGFQVAACWRGKYRGKVAKEGWFLLTNLSSLQAATRAYAKRMGIEQMFRDCKSGGYHLEGTGLKGNRLIALLLVLTLAYGAATFVGQKLRQRGVAHYIARPSQSPRSRPRHSHFYTGLYAYGWVNFADTCADLVNALLQLSPGKRPFYQRGQRAMSLIRSTL, from the coding sequence ATGCCTGAATTCTACCAAACTCATCTGCGCTCCTGCCTGAGTCCCGCTCAATTTCTCCTACTCCTGTTGGTGATTCAACTCCTACAAACCCTCAAAACCGTCAAGCTCGAATCCCTGGCCGCTAATCTGCCAATTCCGATTCAAAGCGAGAGCCGTTTGCGGAAGTTGAAACGCTTTTTGAGTTTGAGCGAATTCACCTTTGAACGCCTCTGGCATCCGATTCTAGTGGAACATTTACACCGGGCTCATGCACCGGGTGCGAGCATCTATGTGGCTCTAGACCGCACTCAGTGGAAGCAGACAAATTTATTAGTGCTCAGTTGGGTGCAATCTGGACGAGCCATTCCCATCTACTGGATAGAACTGTCACATTTGGGAAGCAGCAATTTTAAGGAACAAAAGAAGTTGTTACTCAAGGCGTTGCGCCCTCTGAAGGAGTACAAAGTCGTCGTCCTAGGCGACCGTGAATTTTGCTCGGTCAAACTCGCTCGATGGCTGAACTATCAGGAGGTCTATTGTTGTTTACGCTTACGCTGCCATGAATACTTGCAACAGTTCAATGGGGACTGGCAGCAACTCAAACAGCTAGGTTTGAAGCCCGGAATGCAGGCATTCTTTCGGGGGGTCAATGTGACTAAAACTCATCAAGTCAGTGGCTTTCAGGTGGCAGCCTGTTGGCGAGGCAAATACCGAGGCAAAGTCGCTAAAGAAGGTTGGTTCTTGTTAACCAACTTGTCATCCTTGCAAGCAGCAACTCGAGCCTATGCCAAGCGCATGGGCATTGAGCAGATGTTCAGAGATTGTAAAAGCGGAGGTTATCACCTGGAGGGAACCGGGCTCAAAGGCAATCGCTTAATTGCCTTGTTGTTAGTCCTGACTTTGGCCTATGGAGCGGCAACTTTTGTGGGACAAAAACTGCGTCAACGAGGAGTGGCTCATTACATTGCTCGTCCCTCCCAATCGCCACGAAGTCGCCCGAGACATAGCCATTTTTATACGGGTTTGTATGCCTATGGCTGGGTCAACTTTGCTGACACCTGTGCGGATTTAGTGAATGCCTTATTGCAACTGAGCCCTGGAAAACGACCGTTTTATCAACGAGGTCAACGGGCTATGTCTCTGATTCGCTCTACTTTGTAA
- the lysS gene encoding lysine--tRNA ligase: protein MSSEQSRPETQSNSTLEEIRATRLQKVEQLKQAGLTPYAYRWEVTHQAADLQAKFADLPDGAEDPLEVAIAGRIMARRVFGKLAFFALQDETGTIQLYLDKKKIQESMSETPDAFNLLKQLTDVGDIIGVRGNIKRTEKGELSVYVSEYAILTKSLLPLPDKWHGLTDIAKRYRQRYVDMIVNPEVRETFRRRALITAAIRRYLDQQGFIEIETPVLQSEAGGAEARPFITYHNTLEMDLYLRIATELHLKRLIVGGFEKVFELGRVFRNEGISTRHNPEFTTIEVYQAYVDYNDMMALTETLITYAAQEVLGTLEITYQGEAINLTAPWRRATMHELVQEKTGIDFSQFQTLDEAKAAARQAKIDVADECESIGHILNEAFEQKVEATLIQPTFVIDYPVEISPLAKPHRSKPGLVERFELFIVGRETANSFSELTDPIDQRQRLEAQAARKEAGDVEANDVDEDFLTALEYGMPPTGGLGIGIDRLVMLLTNSPSIRDAIAFPLLKPEDQSGEKATNLKSVRYYSDREILEIEFHQGQVYHYYQVPAAHQVLVSMNGKVRDHYFEEHIRNKYGYQKQT from the coding sequence ATGTCTTCTGAGCAGTCCCGACCCGAAACTCAATCGAACTCAACCCTAGAAGAAATTCGTGCTACCCGCCTACAAAAGGTGGAGCAACTGAAACAAGCGGGACTGACTCCCTATGCCTACCGTTGGGAAGTTACCCATCAGGCTGCCGACTTGCAAGCTAAATTTGCCGATTTGCCCGATGGTGCGGAAGACCCGCTAGAAGTCGCGATCGCTGGACGCATCATGGCGCGACGGGTATTTGGTAAGCTGGCCTTCTTCGCTTTGCAAGACGAAACTGGCACCATCCAGCTTTATTTAGACAAGAAGAAAATTCAAGAGAGCATGTCAGAAACGCCAGATGCCTTCAATTTGCTGAAGCAACTGACAGATGTGGGCGACATTATTGGCGTGCGTGGCAACATTAAACGGACAGAAAAAGGTGAGCTGTCTGTCTACGTGAGCGAATACGCCATTCTCACCAAGTCTCTTTTACCCTTGCCCGACAAGTGGCATGGTTTAACCGATATTGCCAAGCGCTATCGCCAGCGCTACGTAGATATGATCGTCAACCCGGAGGTGCGCGAAACCTTCCGGCGACGGGCGCTGATTACCGCAGCCATTCGACGCTACTTAGATCAGCAAGGCTTTATCGAAATCGAAACTCCAGTACTTCAGAGTGAGGCGGGAGGTGCAGAGGCACGACCGTTCATCACCTACCACAACACTTTGGAGATGGATCTGTACTTGCGGATCGCCACTGAGTTGCACTTGAAGCGACTGATTGTGGGTGGCTTCGAGAAGGTGTTTGAGCTAGGGCGAGTGTTCCGCAACGAGGGGATTTCCACACGGCATAATCCCGAATTCACCACCATTGAGGTTTATCAAGCCTACGTTGACTACAACGACATGATGGCGCTGACTGAAACGCTAATTACCTACGCGGCTCAGGAAGTGTTGGGTACGCTAGAGATTACTTACCAAGGGGAAGCAATTAATCTCACAGCTCCCTGGCGACGAGCAACGATGCACGAATTGGTGCAAGAGAAAACGGGCATTGACTTCAGCCAATTCCAAACCTTGGATGAAGCTAAAGCGGCGGCGCGTCAAGCCAAGATTGATGTCGCTGATGAGTGCGAATCTATCGGGCATATTCTCAACGAAGCCTTTGAGCAAAAAGTGGAAGCAACGTTAATTCAACCGACGTTTGTAATTGATTACCCCGTCGAAATTTCTCCACTGGCTAAACCCCACCGCTCTAAGCCCGGATTAGTTGAGCGTTTTGAGCTATTTATTGTCGGTCGCGAAACCGCAAATAGCTTCTCGGAGTTAACCGACCCAATCGATCAACGCCAACGCCTAGAAGCGCAAGCGGCTCGTAAAGAGGCAGGTGATGTCGAAGCGAATGACGTGGATGAAGACTTCTTGACGGCACTGGAATATGGCATGCCACCCACCGGAGGATTAGGGATTGGGATCGATCGCCTAGTCATGTTGTTGACGAATAGCCCCAGCATTCGAGATGCGATCGCTTTTCCACTCCTAAAGCCTGAAGATCAATCGGGAGAAAAGGCTACTAATCTTAAATCAGTTCGATATTACTCCGATAGGGAAATACTTGAAATTGAGTTCCATCAGGGGCAAGTTTACCACTACTATCAAGTGCCTGCGGCTCATCAGGTGTTAGTTAGTATGAATGGAAAAGTTCGTGATCATTATTTCGAGGAACATATCAGAAATAAGTATGGTTATCAAAAACAGACATAG
- a CDS encoding TMEM43 family protein — translation MSNQYQEVEVNHWGNRLGNSFVAALLGVGLFFASFFVLYWNEGRIDFSQVAKTAVEISATAPNIATQGKLVSTTGNITSAQRLGDRLFLKEGNYIVVERQVETYAWVEEKKTETKKSLGGSETTTTTYTYDAKWTADPANSDSFKYSKSYKNLVKTAEGFRYNYRLKGDREGTYHQSERAIAAQTYKVSEAKVGVYKVNVPDLQILSLKNLLLEPQKLSLDESVSLQGKYIYAGKDSLATPHIGDLRIRYAALPADTSVTVFGQLSAPDRITPYLHKSKHRLYDLFPGSREQAIAKLRSNYVVMLWVFRLGGFLCMWFGLNFVAAPLSEALSFIPFLSSLTENMTLLTSFVGAFVLSTITILVSMLLHHPIALVLALITTIVAIQILRRIRPA, via the coding sequence GTGAGCAATCAGTATCAAGAAGTTGAAGTTAATCATTGGGGCAATAGATTAGGTAACTCTTTTGTGGCTGCGCTCCTGGGAGTTGGCTTATTCTTTGCCTCCTTTTTTGTCCTGTACTGGAATGAAGGCAGAATAGATTTTTCTCAGGTTGCTAAAACAGCCGTAGAAATTTCAGCCACGGCCCCAAACATTGCTACCCAAGGCAAACTAGTCTCCACCACAGGCAATATTACATCCGCTCAGAGACTAGGCGATCGCTTATTCCTAAAAGAGGGAAACTATATTGTCGTTGAGCGTCAAGTTGAAACGTATGCTTGGGTAGAGGAAAAGAAGACAGAAACTAAAAAGAGTTTAGGTGGTTCTGAAACTACGACTACAACCTACACCTACGATGCCAAGTGGACGGCTGATCCAGCGAACTCTGATTCATTCAAATACTCCAAAAGCTACAAAAATCTGGTCAAAACCGCAGAAGGGTTTCGCTATAACTATCGTCTCAAGGGCGATCGCGAAGGAACTTATCATCAGAGCGAAAGAGCGATCGCAGCTCAAACTTACAAAGTTTCAGAAGCCAAGGTAGGCGTTTACAAAGTCAATGTACCTGATCTTCAGATTTTATCCCTTAAGAACCTACTATTAGAGCCGCAAAAACTGAGCCTGGATGAGTCGGTATCTTTACAAGGTAAATATATTTATGCAGGCAAGGATTCGCTAGCTACGCCTCATATTGGTGATCTCCGAATTCGCTATGCTGCTTTGCCAGCCGATACAAGCGTCACTGTGTTTGGTCAGCTCAGCGCTCCCGATCGCATTACTCCCTATTTGCACAAGAGCAAGCATCGTCTCTATGATCTCTTTCCGGGTAGCCGTGAGCAAGCGATCGCCAAGTTGCGCTCCAACTATGTTGTGATGCTGTGGGTGTTCAGGCTTGGCGGTTTTCTTTGTATGTGGTTTGGTCTCAACTTTGTTGCTGCTCCTCTCAGCGAAGCACTCAGCTTTATCCCTTTCCTGAGTTCTCTGACTGAAAATATGACACTCCTAACCAGCTTTGTTGGCGCTTTCGTCTTATCCACAATCACCATTTTGGTATCGATGTTGCTACACCATCCCATTGCCTTGGTACTAGCACTCATAACCACTATCGTCGCCATCCAAATTCTCCGACGCATTCGTCCTGCTTAG
- a CDS encoding NAD(P)/FAD-dependent oxidoreductase, giving the protein MQGSEAQHFDVIVVGSGIGGLTAAALLVRYGKRVLVCESHNLPGGAAQSFTYQGFHFDAGPSFYAGLSDPNSLNPLRQVLDVLEENIEAIAYDPLGHYHFPEGTFPVYCQIERYREAVAQVTLSGAQELIQFEQRLLALYEALRGIPAIALRADWQIGPILATRYFPALIKLLPQLGMIQSSVGKIMDQTVRDPWVRRLIDLECFLLSGLKAAGTIAPEVAFMLGERSRSVIDYPVGGSGAIVQALIRGLERWGGKLRLKTHVEQILVENGRAVGVQLRNGDRVTAPIVISNATLWDTYTKLLKPEDLPAQYREKAIATPAVDSFMHLHLGIRADGLEDLTGHHVVVHSSEQDITTPGNTCMISIPSVWDANLAPAGHHVVHAYTLEPYAGWQRNENYEEHKRERSQSLFRALERIVPDLRDRILVELIGTPRTHAHYLRRHQGTYGPAIAAGEGMFPGPQTPIEGLYRVGDSTSPGIGVPAVAASGILCANTLASPQQVKTLLDQLQI; this is encoded by the coding sequence ATGCAAGGCTCTGAAGCTCAACATTTTGATGTAATTGTGGTTGGCAGTGGGATTGGTGGCCTAACTGCTGCGGCTCTTTTGGTACGCTATGGCAAGCGAGTGCTGGTCTGCGAAAGCCACAATCTGCCAGGAGGAGCGGCTCAGAGCTTTACCTATCAAGGCTTTCATTTTGATGCTGGCCCATCGTTTTATGCAGGCTTGAGCGACCCCAACAGTTTGAACCCACTACGCCAAGTTTTGGATGTCTTGGAAGAGAATATAGAGGCGATCGCCTACGATCCGCTGGGTCACTACCACTTCCCCGAAGGCACTTTCCCGGTTTATTGCCAGATAGAGCGTTACCGAGAAGCTGTAGCCCAAGTCACACTCTCAGGAGCCCAAGAACTCATCCAATTTGAGCAAAGATTGTTAGCTCTCTACGAGGCGTTGCGCGGAATTCCTGCGATCGCGCTCCGGGCTGATTGGCAAATCGGGCCAATTTTAGCGACCCGCTATTTTCCTGCCTTGATCAAGCTATTGCCACAGCTAGGTATGATTCAAAGCTCAGTTGGCAAGATTATGGATCAGACAGTGCGCGATCCTTGGGTGCGGCGGTTAATTGATCTGGAGTGTTTTTTACTGTCAGGACTCAAAGCAGCAGGCACGATCGCCCCAGAAGTAGCATTTATGTTAGGAGAGCGATCGCGCTCAGTAATTGATTACCCAGTTGGAGGCAGCGGGGCGATCGTACAAGCGCTCATTCGAGGCTTGGAGCGTTGGGGTGGCAAACTTCGCCTCAAAACTCATGTGGAGCAAATTCTGGTAGAAAACGGCAGAGCAGTAGGTGTGCAACTGCGTAACGGCGATCGCGTCACAGCTCCGATTGTGATCTCTAATGCTACGCTTTGGGATACCTACACCAAACTTCTCAAACCTGAAGATCTACCTGCCCAATATCGAGAAAAGGCGATCGCCACACCAGCAGTAGATAGCTTTATGCACTTACATCTAGGTATCCGAGCAGATGGTCTAGAGGATTTAACTGGACATCACGTAGTAGTGCATAGCTCTGAGCAAGACATCACTACTCCGGGCAACACCTGCATGATCTCTATTCCGTCCGTGTGGGATGCAAATCTGGCTCCAGCGGGTCATCATGTGGTTCATGCCTACACCTTGGAACCTTATGCAGGTTGGCAGCGCAATGAAAACTACGAGGAGCACAAACGAGAGCGATCGCAATCTCTTTTTCGAGCTTTGGAGCGAATTGTCCCAGATCTGCGCGATCGCATTCTGGTTGAACTCATTGGCACTCCCCGCACTCACGCTCACTATTTGCGCCGCCATCAAGGCACCTATGGCCCTGCGATCGCCGCTGGAGAAGGGATGTTTCCTGGCCCTCAAACTCCGATCGAGGGTTTGTATCGGGTGGGAGACAGTACCAGCCCTGGCATTGGTGTGCCTGCTGTAGCAGCATCAGGGATTTTATGTGCTAACACTCTCGCGTCCCCCCAACAAGTCAAGACATTGCTGGATCAACTACAGATCTAA